In Pleurodeles waltl isolate 20211129_DDA chromosome 5, aPleWal1.hap1.20221129, whole genome shotgun sequence, one genomic interval encodes:
- the HTR1B gene encoding 5-hydroxytryptamine receptor 1B: MEQHTGCEPAAPEPLNILHTNDSLQDRNCSAGPESYQGAEGLSSVQVILTILLAITTLATILSNGFVIATVYQTRKLHTPANYLIASLAFTDMLVAILVMPISTMYTVTGTWTLGQVVCDIWLSSDITCCTASILHLCVIALDRYWAITDAVEYTKKRTPRRAAVMIALVWVFSISISMPPLFWRQAKAEGEVLSCTVNTDHILYTVYSTVGAFYLPTLILIALYGRIYVEARSRILKQSPKNTGKRLTRAHLITDSPESSSVCSLNSKAHDISSDSGSPVYLNQVKVKVSDALLEKKKIMAARERKATKTLGIILGAFIVCWLPFFITSLVLPICDTACWFHQAIFDFFTWLGYLNSLINPIIYTMSNEDFKLAFHKLMRFRFTT, from the coding sequence ATGGAGCAGCACACTGGCTGTGAACCCGCGGCACCCGAGCCATTGAATATTCTCCACACCAACGACTCGCTGCAGGACAGGAACTGCAGTGCTGGACCTGAGAGCTACCAGGGAGCAGAGGGGCTGTCCTCTGTCCAGGTCATCCTGACTATTCTACTGGCCAtaaccaccctggccaccattctgTCCAACGGCTTTGTGATCGCCACTGTCTACCAGACAAGGAAACTGCACACACCAGCCAACTATCTCATCGCCTCCTTGGCCTTCACAGACATGTTAGTCGCCATCCTGGTGATGCCTATCAGCACCATGTACACTGTGACGGGTACCTGGACCCTGGGCCAGGTGGTCTGCGACATTTGGCTCTCGTCCGATATCACCTGTTGCACCGCTTCCATCCTGCACCTGTGCGTGATAGCCCTGGACAGATACTGGGCCATCACGGACGCCGTCGAGTACACGAAGAAGCGCACCCCCAGGAGGGCAGCGGTGATGATCGCCCTGGTGTGGGtcttctccatctccatctccatgcCGCCCCTTTTTTGGCGCCAGGCGAAGGCCGAAGGGGAAGTGCTCTCTTGTACGGTGAATACAGACCACATACTGTACACCGTCTACTCCACGGTCGGCGCTTTTTACCTCCCCACCTTGATCCTGATAGCACTTTATGGTAGAATCTATGTGGAGGCCAGGTCGAGGATTCTGAAACAGTCGCCAAAGAACACGGGGAAGAGGTTGACGAGGGCTCATCTAATCACAGACTCCCCTGAGTCGTCTTCTGTGTGCTCCTTGAACTCCAAGGCACATGACATATCCAGCGACTCTGGCTCTCCGGTGTACTTGAATCAGGTGAAAGTAAAGGTGTCTGACGCCCTCTTGGAGAAGAAGAAGATCATGGCTGCCAGGGAGCGCAAAGCCACCAAGACTCTGGGTATCATCCTGGGCGCCTTCATCGTATGCTGGCTGCCCTTCTTCATCACCTCCTTGGTGTTACCGATATGTGACACAGCCTGCTGGTTCCACCAGGCCATTTTTGATTTCTTCACGTGGCTGGGATACCTCAACTCTTTAATCAACCCCATTATCTACACCATGTCCAACGAGGACTTCAAGCTAGCTTTCCACAAACTCATGCGTTTTAGGTTTACTACATGA